The following are encoded in a window of Streptomyces sp. 11x1 genomic DNA:
- a CDS encoding ATP-binding protein: MRVAFVGKGGSGKTTLSALFARHLARTGAPLVAIDGDINQHLAHALGLDEDAEFGAPPLSSRTGEIKDLLRGSNPRIVSREAMVKTTPPGRGSRLLRLLGDDDLHARHVERVGDVPLMVTGAFDESDLGVACYHSKLGAVELYLNHLVDGPGEYVVVDMTAGADAFASGLFTRFDMTFLVAEPTRKSVSVYRQYREHAAEFGIPIAVVGNKVTGEDDLLFLKEHVGEDLLAYCVQSSYVRAQEQGREQGELEAHNLHALTLLKDAVDARTKDWATFQRHAVEFHLRNATAWANDATGHDLAAQVDPEFHHGPQAQAAAGAATPSIVTF, encoded by the coding sequence ATGCGTGTGGCCTTCGTAGGCAAGGGCGGCAGCGGCAAGACGACGCTCTCCGCGCTCTTCGCCCGGCACCTCGCCCGGACGGGCGCCCCGCTGGTGGCGATCGACGGTGACATCAACCAGCACCTCGCGCACGCCCTCGGCCTCGACGAGGACGCGGAGTTCGGCGCCCCGCCGCTGAGTTCGCGCACCGGCGAGATCAAGGACCTGCTGCGCGGCAGCAACCCGCGGATCGTCTCCCGGGAGGCGATGGTCAAGACGACACCGCCGGGTCGCGGCTCACGCCTGCTGCGACTCCTCGGCGACGACGACCTGCACGCCCGGCATGTCGAGCGCGTGGGCGACGTGCCGCTCATGGTCACCGGCGCCTTCGACGAGAGCGACCTCGGGGTGGCCTGCTACCACTCCAAGCTCGGCGCGGTGGAGCTGTATCTCAACCACCTCGTCGACGGGCCCGGCGAGTACGTCGTCGTCGACATGACCGCCGGCGCCGACGCGTTCGCCTCCGGGCTCTTCACCCGGTTCGACATGACCTTCCTGGTCGCCGAGCCGACCCGGAAGAGCGTCTCCGTGTACCGGCAGTACCGGGAGCACGCCGCCGAGTTCGGCATCCCGATCGCGGTCGTCGGCAACAAGGTCACCGGCGAGGACGACCTGCTCTTCCTCAAGGAGCACGTGGGCGAGGACCTGTTGGCGTACTGCGTGCAGTCGTCGTACGTCCGCGCTCAGGAACAGGGGCGGGAGCAGGGCGAGTTGGAGGCGCACAACCTGCACGCGCTGACCCTGCTGAAGGACGCCGTCGACGCCCGCACGAAGGACTGGGCCACCTTCCAGCGCCACGCCGTCGAGTTCCACCTCCGCAACGCCACCGCCTGGGCCAACGACGCCACCGGGCACGACCTGGCCGCCCAGGTGGACCCCGAGTTCCACCACGGACCGCAGGCGCAGGCCGCCGCCGGGGCCGCCACCCCCTCCATAGTCACTTTCTAG
- a CDS encoding SCO5389 family protein, with protein MSLDVSPQLLADAEKGEVREEEFVETVRTSLPYAYELIASLVGELRSGSAPFADNRTPPPSEKERGQLLRALSSDAIRGSLERHFGVALAFQNCHRVAVFPTEARGGETYTRFTSLRSQILNQSPEFRDC; from the coding sequence ATGTCGCTCGACGTCTCCCCGCAGCTGCTCGCCGATGCCGAGAAGGGCGAGGTGCGGGAGGAGGAGTTCGTGGAAACGGTGCGCACGTCGCTGCCGTACGCCTACGAGCTCATCGCCTCGCTCGTCGGTGAACTGCGGTCCGGCTCCGCGCCGTTCGCCGACAATCGGACGCCACCGCCGTCGGAGAAGGAGCGGGGCCAGCTGCTGCGGGCGCTGTCCAGCGACGCGATCCGGGGGAGCCTGGAGCGGCACTTCGGGGTGGCGCTCGCCTTCCAGAACTGCCACCGGGTGGCGGTCTTCCCGACGGAGGCGCGCGGCGGCGAGACGTACACCCGCTTCACGTCGCTGCGGTCGCAGATCCTCAACCAGTCGCCGGAGTTCCGCGACTGCTGA
- a CDS encoding WYL domain-containing protein, with product MRADRLLSLLLLLQNRGRMTASELAAELEVSVRTVYRDIEALGASGVPVCADRGPAGGYRLVDGYRTRLTGLTDTEAASLFLAGAPGPARDLGLGAVLAAAQLKLQAALPAELADRARRIQDRFHLDAPAWFRDADPVPYLGAVAQAVWGQRVLRAHYRRWGGEVHRELHPLGLVLKGGIWYLVAGIDETVRTYRISRFLAVDTTGEVFDRPAGFDLAAYWEESSRRLEAALHQGVALLRISPRAQKLLPMQFGSAGVRALEGAGPPDAEGWVRVEMSIEPQAVAVSDLLRLGIEAEVIGPPELRESMAQVAAALASRYASSR from the coding sequence ATGCGTGCCGACCGGCTTCTCTCCCTGCTTCTGCTGCTCCAGAACCGCGGGCGGATGACCGCGTCCGAACTCGCCGCGGAGCTTGAGGTGTCGGTCCGTACGGTCTACCGGGACATCGAGGCGCTCGGCGCGTCGGGCGTCCCGGTCTGCGCCGACCGCGGGCCCGCCGGTGGCTACCGGCTGGTGGACGGGTACCGCACGCGGCTGACCGGGCTCACCGATACCGAGGCCGCGTCGCTCTTCCTCGCCGGGGCTCCCGGGCCTGCGCGCGATCTGGGCCTCGGGGCGGTGCTGGCCGCCGCGCAGCTGAAGCTGCAGGCCGCTCTTCCGGCCGAACTGGCCGACCGGGCTCGGCGCATTCAGGACCGGTTCCACCTGGATGCGCCGGCCTGGTTCCGGGACGCCGACCCGGTTCCGTATCTGGGGGCGGTGGCCCAGGCAGTGTGGGGGCAGCGGGTGTTGCGGGCACACTATCGGCGGTGGGGTGGTGAAGTGCACCGGGAACTGCATCCGCTCGGTCTCGTCCTCAAGGGCGGGATCTGGTACCTGGTGGCGGGGATCGACGAGACCGTGCGGACCTACCGGATATCGCGCTTCCTGGCTGTCGACACCACTGGAGAAGTCTTCGATCGCCCGGCCGGATTCGATCTGGCTGCCTACTGGGAGGAGTCCTCCCGCCGCCTGGAAGCTGCGCTTCACCAGGGAGTTGCGCTCCTGAGGATCTCGCCTCGTGCCCAGAAGCTGTTGCCCATGCAGTTCGGTTCGGCCGGCGTACGAGCCCTTGAGGGCGCCGGGCCACCGGATGCTGAGGGCTGGGTGCGGGTGGAGATGTCGATCGAGCCACAAGCCGTCGCGGTCAGCGACCTGCTCAGACTGGGCATCGAGGCCGAGGTGATCGGCCCGCCCGAGCTGCGGGAGTCGATGGCCCAGGTCGCGGCTGCGCTGGCCAGCCGCTACGCCTCATCGCGATGA
- a CDS encoding LAETG motif-containing sortase-dependent surface protein codes for MSIARRVIVSRLVGTGIAALALSAAVSAPAFATDAPGGDGWGKKSYAPGQGAGTATETDRCEFSLDGVTFTDWVRLDDQNLKPSEDGKVHLKVRTASDATTCTVSLASYLAHGPTFATSGEQVFVDFDTVTVKRGATDSLDIAVPDAGCYAQIDLYRGAVKFDGKLDAKDGFEHGDVPKGPDRPVIKDKLIAAWNGGTKDCATEEQPPAEENPPAEEQPPAEEQPPAEENPPAEEQPPASTPPADEKPPADDTPKTESSPSPSDSTPAAPTPNGGEPGDLAETGGGNAIPIAVGAAALVAAGGAIFVVTRRRGAGGTGA; via the coding sequence ATGTCCATAGCGAGACGTGTCATCGTGAGCCGCCTGGTGGGGACGGGCATCGCCGCTCTTGCGCTGAGCGCGGCGGTCTCGGCTCCGGCCTTCGCCACCGACGCACCCGGCGGCGACGGCTGGGGCAAGAAGAGCTACGCCCCCGGCCAGGGCGCGGGCACGGCCACCGAGACCGACCGCTGCGAGTTCTCGCTGGACGGCGTGACGTTCACCGACTGGGTCAGGCTCGACGACCAGAACCTCAAGCCCAGCGAGGACGGCAAGGTCCACCTCAAGGTCCGCACCGCCTCCGACGCCACGACCTGCACGGTCTCCCTCGCGTCCTACCTCGCCCACGGCCCGACCTTCGCCACCTCCGGCGAGCAGGTCTTCGTCGACTTCGACACGGTCACGGTCAAGCGCGGCGCCACGGACTCCCTCGACATCGCCGTCCCCGACGCGGGCTGCTACGCCCAGATCGACCTCTACCGGGGTGCCGTGAAGTTCGACGGCAAGCTCGACGCGAAGGACGGTTTCGAGCACGGCGACGTGCCCAAGGGCCCGGACCGCCCCGTCATCAAGGACAAGCTGATCGCGGCCTGGAACGGCGGCACGAAGGACTGCGCGACGGAGGAGCAGCCGCCGGCCGAGGAGAACCCCCCGGCGGAGGAGCAGCCCCCGGCCGAGGAGCAGCCGCCCGCCGAGGAGAACCCGCCGGCCGAGGAGCAGCCCCCGGCCTCCACCCCGCCCGCGGACGAGAAGCCGCCCGCCGACGACACCCCGAAGACCGAGTCGTCCCCTTCCCCCTCCGACTCCACCCCGGCCGCCCCCACCCCGAACGGCGGTGAGCCCGGCGACCTCGCCGAGACGGGCGGCGGCAACGCCATCCCGATCGCCGTCGGAGCGGCGGCTCTGGTGGCAGCGGGCGGCGCGATCTTCGTCGTGACCCGCCGCAGGGGCGCGGGCGGCACGGGCGCGTGA
- a CDS encoding trypco2 family protein — protein sequence MLFTLGEITLDLGLELTGTKGVNGGLRWSVISLGGKRESGSKATHTVTVKLTPHRPGGGDIDVSDEE from the coding sequence GTGTTGTTCACGCTGGGAGAGATCACGCTGGACCTCGGCCTGGAACTGACCGGCACCAAGGGCGTCAACGGCGGACTGCGCTGGAGCGTGATCAGCCTGGGCGGCAAGAGGGAAAGCGGCAGCAAGGCCACCCACACCGTGACCGTGAAGCTCACCCCGCACCGGCCCGGCGGCGGCGACATCGACGTCAGCGACGAGGAGTAG
- a CDS encoding NB-ARC domain-containing protein, whose translation MALATGHARQVNVLRDNYAPIYFTSAPGPTRSLRQLPQGTKDFSGRVDHIIAIASLIGNDGPGPHVIDLCGTPGVGKSALAVHMAHRLTGRFDEVQLYADLGEQNGERPTATQILQRFVADLDPATLSVPVGTQDLPQRYRSLLDGRRCLILLDNAQSADQVVDLIPATATCLVLVTSRIPLSEIDGVRLHHLDLMSEAESLTLLAEVSQRHWPGTDDENAARTLVQQCGRLPLALRIAGALLKRKPHWTVGKLADVLTDERTRLAKLADGSRDVRGSFEISYRGLHEAEAHAFRVLSQLPLSRFQARHAGVFLQVPEARAEELLELLVDAQLVETSDGVHFRYHDLLKLFARQHCESAGDDPDGAHVARFLDVYTSDFLDSYRSRLLGSQWSGVGPMAFHGRERWLSAPDELYIPQRLTSTEDTLPGAYLAPWKDVAADHRQILVLGGAGAGKTVLADRICYDIATTHHSGRLDVAFTVPLRQYTGRRQSLERLIADSVGLRHDLEMSYETLELLLTERRTLIIFDGLDELSVRDRDRAQADVTTFATSYPRATVVVFSRPGASVSGLVAHGFAPHTIDAFTQVDVRTYLSKWARATHMPAHDTERLLTEVFSSPELMSLVTNPLLLTQMAAVHERQGHLPHRLIDLYDSTYTLLFGDRELYRGISRSAIGPEELGQIVCRLAYQFVIRPDGKPDMTGHDFTAALGRALRRTVPDRYGFRLTDELLALFSESDFPVRPAPTTAPGTEPRWTLVRDPFGQYLAARYIAQYSSQCEVIETVRRRIMKAVHATGFVEGAVHTVRLLGERAPSTTDQLLTALEHELDGTANPHLRRRLEQILNELRTAP comes from the coding sequence ATGGCGCTCGCCACCGGCCACGCCCGACAGGTCAACGTCCTCCGCGACAACTACGCACCGATCTACTTCACCTCCGCACCCGGCCCCACCCGTTCCCTGCGCCAACTCCCTCAGGGAACGAAGGACTTCAGCGGGCGCGTGGACCACATCATCGCGATAGCGTCCTTGATCGGCAACGACGGGCCCGGGCCTCACGTCATCGACCTGTGCGGCACCCCGGGCGTCGGCAAATCCGCCCTGGCCGTGCACATGGCCCACCGGCTGACCGGGCGCTTCGACGAGGTCCAGCTCTACGCCGACCTGGGCGAGCAGAACGGCGAACGGCCCACCGCCACACAGATCCTGCAGCGGTTCGTCGCCGATCTCGACCCCGCCACCCTCAGTGTCCCGGTCGGCACGCAGGACCTCCCCCAGCGCTACCGCTCCCTCCTCGACGGGCGCCGTTGCCTGATCCTCCTCGACAACGCACAGTCGGCGGACCAGGTCGTGGACCTGATCCCCGCCACAGCGACCTGCCTCGTCCTTGTCACCTCCCGCATTCCCCTGTCGGAGATCGACGGCGTCCGGCTCCACCATCTGGACCTCATGAGCGAGGCCGAATCCTTGACCCTGCTCGCCGAGGTCTCCCAGCGCCACTGGCCCGGCACCGACGACGAGAACGCCGCCCGCACGCTCGTCCAGCAGTGCGGCCGCCTCCCGCTGGCCCTGCGCATCGCGGGCGCCCTCCTCAAGAGGAAGCCCCACTGGACCGTCGGCAAGCTCGCCGACGTACTCACCGACGAACGCACCAGGCTCGCGAAACTGGCCGACGGCTCCCGCGACGTCCGCGGCAGCTTCGAGATCAGCTACCGCGGCCTGCACGAGGCCGAGGCCCACGCCTTCCGCGTCCTGTCCCAACTCCCTCTCAGCCGCTTCCAAGCCCGGCACGCCGGCGTCTTCCTCCAGGTACCGGAGGCCCGGGCCGAGGAACTGCTGGAACTTCTGGTCGACGCCCAGCTCGTCGAGACGAGCGACGGTGTCCACTTCCGCTACCACGACCTGCTCAAACTGTTCGCCCGCCAGCACTGCGAGAGTGCGGGCGACGACCCCGACGGCGCACATGTCGCCCGCTTCCTGGACGTCTACACCAGCGACTTCCTCGACAGCTACCGCAGCCGCCTGCTGGGCAGCCAGTGGTCCGGCGTCGGCCCCATGGCATTCCACGGCCGCGAACGGTGGCTCTCCGCCCCCGACGAGCTGTACATCCCCCAGCGCCTGACCTCCACCGAAGACACCCTGCCCGGCGCCTACCTGGCCCCCTGGAAGGACGTGGCCGCCGACCACCGCCAGATTCTCGTCCTCGGCGGCGCAGGAGCCGGCAAGACCGTCCTGGCGGACCGGATCTGCTACGACATCGCCACCACGCATCACAGCGGTCGGCTGGACGTCGCCTTCACCGTCCCCCTGCGCCAGTACACCGGCCGGCGGCAATCGCTGGAACGCCTCATCGCGGACTCGGTCGGGCTGCGCCACGACCTGGAGATGTCCTACGAGACGCTCGAACTTCTCCTCACCGAGCGTCGCACCCTGATCATCTTCGACGGTCTCGACGAACTGTCCGTCCGCGACCGCGACCGCGCCCAGGCCGACGTGACCACGTTCGCAACGAGCTACCCCCGGGCCACCGTTGTCGTCTTCAGCCGCCCCGGCGCCTCCGTCTCCGGGCTGGTGGCGCACGGATTCGCCCCGCACACGATCGACGCGTTCACGCAGGTCGACGTCCGCACCTACCTCTCCAAGTGGGCCCGCGCCACCCACATGCCCGCGCACGACACCGAACGACTGCTCACCGAAGTCTTTTCCTCCCCCGAGTTGATGTCCCTGGTCACCAACCCGCTACTCCTGACCCAGATGGCCGCCGTCCACGAGCGCCAAGGCCATCTCCCGCACCGGCTGATCGACCTCTACGACAGCACCTACACCCTGCTCTTCGGTGACCGTGAGCTGTACCGGGGCATTTCCCGCTCCGCCATCGGGCCCGAGGAACTCGGCCAGATCGTGTGCCGCTTGGCCTACCAGTTCGTCATCCGGCCCGACGGCAAACCCGACATGACCGGTCATGACTTCACCGCCGCTCTGGGCCGGGCACTGCGCCGCACCGTCCCCGACAGGTACGGCTTCCGGCTCACCGACGAACTGCTGGCTCTGTTCTCCGAGTCGGACTTCCCCGTCCGTCCGGCACCGACCACTGCCCCCGGCACCGAGCCCCGCTGGACCCTGGTGCGGGACCCCTTCGGCCAGTACCTCGCCGCCCGCTACATCGCGCAGTACAGCAGCCAGTGCGAAGTCATCGAGACGGTACGCAGGAGGATCATGAAGGCCGTCCACGCCACGGGCTTCGTCGAAGGCGCCGTCCATACCGTCCGCCTGCTCGGCGAACGGGCCCCGTCCACCACCGACCAGCTCCTCACCGCCCTCGAGCACGAACTCGACGGGACCGCGAACCCTCACCTCCGAAGGCGCCTGGAACAGATCCTCAACGAGCTGCGGACGGCCCCCTGA
- a CDS encoding DUF3224 domain-containing protein, whose product MPVRTSGHFTFANWEERTLTPSEVSPKLAHATVTNTFSGGIEATDTTCEYTTVYVTEKTGTFTGMELLAGRLDGREGTFVAEERGSFEADGTVHCTFEVVPGSGTGELDGLRGTGSFTAKHGEPSVSYTFDYDLD is encoded by the coding sequence ATGCCCGTCCGGACCAGCGGCCACTTCACCTTCGCCAACTGGGAAGAGCGCACTCTCACGCCGAGCGAGGTGAGTCCGAAACTCGCCCACGCCACCGTCACCAACACCTTCTCCGGCGGCATCGAGGCCACCGACACCACCTGCGAATACACCACCGTCTACGTCACGGAGAAGACCGGCACGTTCACCGGGATGGAGCTCCTGGCCGGCCGTCTCGACGGTCGCGAGGGCACCTTCGTCGCCGAGGAACGCGGCTCCTTCGAGGCCGACGGCACTGTGCACTGCACCTTCGAGGTCGTACCGGGATCAGGGACCGGAGAACTGGACGGACTGCGCGGGACCGGCAGCTTCACCGCCAAGCACGGCGAACCGTCCGTCTCCTACACCTTTGACTACGACCTGGACTGA
- a CDS encoding trypsin-like peptidase domain-containing protein produces MPEAAAKKRGRGALVEFDRRVQIRVDRLEKEQRKRGFGSGYLVGPRLVLTAAHVLDHADPDADNPVTVSLPDTGEKQFPAVVRWQRKDATVDAALIEIADGHGWQAPQSLSDLLTRPPQRYGLIIGTRPHPVTASGFPRLQKDTTDGRRLDEQFAGRIAPGTGSLAGRYELTSTTPTPATETPSGVSRWAGMSGAAVLTDDGYGSDLLCGVMRCDRQADAGTRLTATPAARLLDDDAFRTLVTEHTGWEPVLEPVEPAALLTPAAVDRNLRSPAALLRADAEAVAFHGRESELADLHAWCENGPPAIQVRVLTGPGGQGKTRLARRLTDTLGWRGWVTGHLSPDLTDDPTPDAAPPDFTTLTTSLPLLLVVDYAETRPRLLRRLLTHLHRSRHRVRVLLLARSDGQWRTGSLQAVANVRDLLEEAPVIPSPRSSPPARPPRTGATPSTAPPMTSPSCCRCFPICPHTSGHPWPTRSGPPQTCTTTATTTSSPCR; encoded by the coding sequence ATGCCGGAGGCGGCGGCAAAGAAGCGGGGGAGGGGAGCGCTGGTGGAGTTCGACCGGCGGGTGCAGATCCGGGTGGACCGGCTGGAGAAGGAGCAGCGGAAGAGGGGGTTCGGCTCCGGCTACCTGGTGGGGCCGCGCCTGGTGCTGACAGCCGCCCACGTTCTGGACCACGCGGACCCGGACGCCGACAACCCGGTGACGGTGAGTCTGCCCGACACCGGGGAGAAGCAGTTCCCTGCGGTCGTGCGCTGGCAGCGCAAGGACGCCACCGTGGACGCCGCGCTGATCGAGATCGCCGACGGCCACGGCTGGCAGGCACCGCAGTCCCTCAGTGACCTGCTCACCCGGCCACCCCAGCGCTACGGCCTCATCATCGGAACCCGCCCCCACCCAGTCACCGCAAGCGGCTTCCCCCGCCTGCAGAAAGACACCACGGACGGCCGGCGACTGGATGAGCAGTTCGCCGGCCGTATCGCCCCGGGTACCGGCTCCCTGGCCGGCCGCTACGAACTCACCAGCACCACCCCCACCCCCGCAACAGAAACCCCCAGCGGCGTGAGCCGCTGGGCGGGCATGTCCGGCGCCGCCGTCCTCACCGACGACGGCTACGGCTCAGACCTGCTGTGCGGCGTCATGCGCTGCGACCGCCAAGCCGACGCCGGCACCCGCCTGACCGCCACCCCCGCCGCCCGTCTCCTGGACGACGACGCCTTCCGCACCCTCGTCACCGAGCACACAGGCTGGGAACCCGTCCTCGAACCGGTCGAACCCGCCGCCCTGCTCACCCCAGCCGCCGTCGACCGCAACCTCCGCTCCCCCGCAGCTCTCCTGCGCGCCGACGCCGAAGCCGTCGCCTTCCACGGACGCGAGAGCGAACTCGCCGACCTGCACGCATGGTGCGAGAACGGCCCGCCCGCCATCCAGGTGCGCGTGCTGACCGGCCCCGGAGGACAGGGCAAGACCCGCCTCGCCCGCCGGCTCACCGACACCCTCGGCTGGCGCGGCTGGGTCACCGGACACCTGAGCCCGGACCTCACCGACGACCCCACCCCGGACGCCGCCCCGCCCGATTTCACCACCCTGACCACATCCCTGCCCCTGCTGCTGGTCGTCGACTACGCCGAGACCCGCCCCCGCCTGCTCCGCCGGCTCCTCACCCACCTGCACCGCTCCCGCCACCGGGTGCGCGTGCTGCTGCTCGCACGCTCCGACGGGCAGTGGCGCACCGGCTCCCTCCAAGCCGTCGCCAACGTACGAGACCTTCTCGAAGAAGCCCCGGTCATCCCCTCGCCCCGCTCATCCCCACCAGCCAGGCCGCCCAGGACCGGCGCGACGCCTTCTACCGCGCCGCCCATGACCTCGCCCTCCTGCTGCCGCTGCTTCCCGATCTGCCCGCACACGAGTGGACATCCCTGGCCGACGCGCTCCGGCCCCCCGCAGACCTGCACGACCACCGCTACGACAACGTCCTCACCCTGCAGATGA